The Pseudomonas putida nucleotide sequence CGTGAATGGGCCGGGCGCCTGGGGGAGTGGGTCAATCAGTGTCTGTTGGCGCGGGTGAGCACGGCGTTGAGCAGCACGTCGCAGCCCATGGTCACGTCATCGGGCAAGGCGTCTTCGGCTTCGTTGTGGCTCAGGCCGCCAACGCAGGGGATGAACACCATGGTGGTCGGGCAGTGACGGGCCAGGTGAATTGCATCATGGCCGGCGCCGCTGACGATGGGTTGGTACGGATAGCCAAGGCTTTCGATGGCTTTTCGTACGGCATCGATGCAGGCCGGGTCGAAAGGCGTGGCTGGGCAGAGCCAGTGGCGATCGATCTGGACTTCCAGGCCGCGCTGGGTGGCGATCTGGTCGATCAGTGCGCGGGCGCTGGCCTCCATGTCCGCGATGGCGGCATCTTCGTGGTGGCGAAGGTCGAGGGTAAATGCCACGTGGCCGGGAATGGTGTTGCGCGACGAGCGGGCGATCTGCAGTTGGCCAATGGTAACCAGGCCTTTGGGCGCGAAGTCGCGGGACAGTTGTTCCAGCGCGGTGATCATTGCACCTGCGCCGAACAGGGCGTCGTGGCGCAGCGGCATGGGGGTGGTGCCGGCGTGGGCGGCTTGGCCACGGATTTCGATGTCCAGCCAGCAAATCGCTTGCCCACCCGTCACCAGCCCGACCGGCAGGCCTGCGTCCTCCAGAACCGGGCCTTGCTCGATGTGGGCTTCGAAGTACGCGTCGAACTCCCGGCCCAGTGGAAGCTCACCGGCGTACCCTGCCTGCTCCAAGGCTTCGGCGACGCTGATGCCTTCAGCATCGCGGATGGCCAGGGCCTGGGTTAGTGCAAGCTCGCCTGTGAAAACTGCCGAGCCAAGCATGGCGGGGGTGAAGCGAGCGCCTTCTTCGTTGGTCCATACCGCGATTTCCAGGGGGCGTTCCAGTTGCAGGCCTTTGTCCTGAAGGCTGCGTACCACTTCCAGGCCGGCCAGTACGCCGTAGATCCCATCGAAGCGACCGCCCTTGGGCTGGGTGTCCAGATGGCTGCCCATGACCACCGGGGGCAGGGCGTCGTTACGGCCGGGCAGGCGTGCGAACAGGTTGCCGATGGGGTCGACATGGAGGCTCATGCCGGCCGTGCGGCACCAGCTTGCAAACAGCTCGCGCCCTTCCCGGTCTTCTTTCGACAGTGCCAGGCGGCAGTTGCCGCCTTGGCTGGTTGGGCCGACCTTGGCCATGTCCATGAGGCTGTTCCACAGCCGTGTGCCATTGCAGGTATGCATGATGCGAATTCCTCAAACAGGCGTTGGGGTCAGTATCCGAGCGCGGGGTCTACCGGGTTCAGGAGTGGTTCGGCACAGGCCAGGCGCCTGGCGTTTTCGGCCACCTGCTGGGCAATGCAGTCATGGGAGGCGCATGAGGCCATGTGTGGCGTCACGACGATGCCTGGCGTGCTCCACAGGCGGCTGTCCAACGGCAGCGGCTCTTTCTCGAACACATCGAGCAACGCACCGCGCAGCCGGCCACTGTTGACGGCGTTGACCAGGTCATCCACTTGCAGGTGTTGCCCGCGTCCGCAATTGATCACAGCCGCAGCTGGCGCCAAGGCTTCAAAGGTCTTCCGGCAGAGGATGCCGCGCGTGGCATCGGTCAATGGCAGCAGGTTGATCAACAGATCGAGCCCCTCCAGGAACTGATCGAACGCCGCAGGGCCTGCGAATGTGCGCACGCCACTGAGCTGCCTGGCACTTCTCGACCAGCCACGTACGGCATAACCGGCCTCGGCCAGCTCGCTGGCAATGGCGCCTCCCAGGGAGCCAAGCCCCATGACGCCGACGCGGTACCCAGCAGCAGGGCGCTGTGGGTGGCGTAGCCATATCTGCTGCGGCTGTTGGGCCATCGCGCGATCAAAGTCGCGCTGATAGTGGATGACCGCCCAGCGGACATACTCCGCCATGCCTTGTCGGTGAGCGGGGTCCACGACCCTGCACACTGGCAATGCCGGATGGCTCGGGTCGTTGGCCAGGTGATCGACACCAGCAGCCACCGAGTGGATCAGCTTGAGGTTGGGCAGGGCACCAAGGCTGCCTGCGGGCGGGAACCAGCAAGCCGCCACCTGTGCGTCCTGGGCTGCGGGGTCGTTGGCCAGCACGACGCGTAGCTGGGGGGCACTGCGGGCGAAGGCAGATTGCAGTTGACCCAGCAGCGCCTGGTCAGTTGACAGCAGAACCAGCGGTTTCATGAGCAGTACGACTCGCGTTGGTGTTCGATCAAGGTCAGCGCAGCGTTCCAGCTCAGGCGGATGATTTGCGCTGACTCGTCGCGCTGGAATTGCGCGGCGGTGTGGCGGCAGACGTCTGCACTGGGGTAGATGAGCTTGCTGCCGCCGGCCAATGCCTGCACTTGCGCCTGGCAGGCGCGCTCGAGGAAGTGAATCTCGTGGAAGGCCTCGGCAACACTGGCGCCTCCGGCCAGCAGGCCATGGTTTCGCAGGATCATCGCCTTGTGCGTGCCGAGGTCGGCGATCAGGCGCTCGCGTTCATCCAGGGACAAAGCGATGCCTTCGTACTGGTGGTAGGCCAGCTTGCCGTAGAACTTCAGCGCATGCTGGCTGATGGGCAACAAGCCGTGCTCCTGGGCCGACACGGCGATGCCGGCGGCTGTATGGGTGTGGATCACGCAGTGCATGTCCGGGCGGGCCATGTGGATTGCCGAATGGATCACGAAGCCGGCGGCATTGACCTGACGCGTTCCAAAGGCCTCATCCACGACGTTGCCATGCTGGTCGATGCGCACCAGGTCACTGGCACGCATCCGGTCGAAGATCACGCCGTACCGGTTGATCAGAAAATGATGCTCAGGCCCGGGAATGCGCAGGGTGATGTGGGTATCGATCAGGTCGGTCATGCGAAAGTGCGCAACCATTCGGTACAGCGCGGCCAGTTCGCAGCGTGCCTGCCATTCGGCATCGCTGATGTTGTGCGGCTTGCTCATGAATACTCCTGGTTAACGGGCGATGGCGGGGGTGGGTTGCTGCTGCTCGCCACGCAGGCGAGAGAGGCCACAGACGCCGATCAGGGAAAGCGTGGAGAGCGCGGTGAAGAACACGGCCAGTGGCAGCCATTGGCCGGCGAAGCGGTCAGCCAGCAGGGTGCCAATGATCGGTGTGCTGCCCCCGGCAATGGCGCAGATCAACTGGTAGGCCAGGGAAATCCCGGAGTAGCGCAGGTGAGCGGGGAAGGCCTGTGTCATGTAGCCAGCGATCACCGCATACAGCGCCGAAAGGGTGACCACCGCCATGGCGATTCCGGCAGTCATCAGCACCAGGTTTTGAGTGCCGACCAGCATGAACATGGGGTACGGCACCGCCATACACAGCAGGGCTACCAGCTTGAGGAAGCGGCCTTCGCCAATACGCTCCGCGAGCAGCGCCGCCAGTGGCTGGGTCAGGAACTGCAGGATGGTCACCAGGAACAGGCAGTCGAGAATGGTTGCCCGGGGGATGCCCTGATAGGTGGTGACGTAGGTGATCATGAAGGTGTTGGTGAAGAAGAAGCCGGCCGAGCCGATGGTCACCGCAAGGGCCGCGAACAGGATCTGCCTCCAGCAGTCGCGCACCACTTCCAGTACCGGGTACTTGACGACCTCTTGCTTGGCTTTGGCGGCCTGGAACTCAGGGCTCTCTTCCACGCCAAAGCGGATTGCCAGGCCAACCAGCATCAGCACGCCACTGGCCAGGAACGGCAGGCGCCAGCCCCAGCTCAGGAATGCTTCAGGCTCCAGGGAAGACACCAGGCGGAAGGCGATCAGGGCAAGCAACAGGCCAGCAGGGCTGCCCAGCTGAGCGAACGAGGCATAGAAGACTTTGCGTTTGGCCGGAGCATGCTCGCTGGCCATCAGCACGGCACCTCCCCACTCACCCCCGACGGAGATGCCCTGGACAATCCGCAGGGCAATCAGCCCGATAGGGGCCCAGATGCCTGCGCTGGCGTAACTGGGCAGCAGGCCGATGCCGGCGGTGGCCAGGCCCATCAGCACCATGGTGACCAGCAGCATTTTCTTACGGCCCAGGCGGTCGCCCAGGTGGCCGAACACCATGCCTGCCATGGGGCGGGCGATGAAGCCGACAGCGAAGGAGCCAAATGCCGCCAAGGTGCTGAGCAAGGGGTTGCTGCTCGGGAAGAACACCTGGCCAAGCACGAGTGCCGCCGCGGTGGCGTAGATGTAGAAGTCGTAGAACTCGATGGTGGTGCCGACAAAAGCGGCAGCCGCCGCACGACGCGGCTGGTTGGACGTATGCATGCAAGGCCCTTCTTGGAGTTATAGGCAGGTGGGCAGGTTTGGCTAAGCCGGTCGCGCTCTGTTCGGCGCTTTCGGGATTTATCGCCTTGGGGCTATGATTAGTCAATTTGCTAATTCTTATCCGTCGTATTAGCAGCGCTACTAATGGGTCGCACATGAATCCGCCGATATCGAGATCTGATGCATTGGTCAACAAATGGGAAGGCCGTCGATTTCTGAACGACCGCCTGGACTGGAACCTGCTGCGTACCTATCTCGCCATTGGCCAGGAAGGGAGTATCAGCAGGGCTGCGGCAAGGCTGCACGTGACCCAGTCAGCGGTCAGCCAGGCGCTCAAGCGTCTGGAGGAGCAACTTGGCTGCGCGCTCATTCTGCGGGGTGGCCCACGTTTCGACCTGACGGCTGCCGGGGAGGAAGTGCTGCGTATCGCCATCGATATGTACGGCGACGTGTCGCGCATCAGTGCGGCGGTGGAGAAGGAAAGCGATGACGTTGTAGGGAAGGTGAGATTGCTGAGCGTCAGTCGAGTGCAGTCACAGCGCTACGATGACTTCCTCGGTGATTTCCATGAGGCGCATCCACGTGTGGAGCTGGAAATCGACGTCATGCGCAGTGCTGACATCATCAGCTCTCTGCTGCAGAAAACGGCCACAGCCGGCGTTGGCCTGTGTCGCATTCCACAGCCCAAGCTGGAACAGCGCCTGCTTGTCAGCCAGCGTTATGCGTTCTTCTGTGGTGTGCGGCATCGTTTGTTCGGGCGAAGCGATGTGACCCTCGAGTCGCTCCGTGGAGAAAACTTCGTGAGCTTTGTCAGTGACCAGTTGGGCGGGAACCTGTCGCCACTTGCGATGTTCCGTGACCAGCATGGGTTCACCGGGCGCATCGTTGCTTCCTCTCCAAGCGTTGAAGAGGTTCAGCGACTGGTCTGCGCCGGTTTCGGAGTGGGTTGCATGCCAGAGCACCTCCTCCATGAGGATATCGAGAAGGGGCTGCTATGGCGCCTGCCGCCTGCTGAAGGCATCGTGAATGCGGATTTGCACTTGCTCTGGAACCGGGAGCAGAGGATGACCATGGCGGAGACGGTGTTCCTGGAAAGCTTCCAGCATTGTCTCGCCCAGGCATCACTCGTCTGAAGCGAAGATACGGGCTGCTGAGGCGGCTCAAATGTAACGACCGCAGTGTTTGGCTGCGGTCGTCTTGTTAGCTATTCGACAGTCGCTGCCGGCCCAGCACACAGCTGAGCCGATCATCATCCTCACGAAGCCGTCACAGCGACCTTGCCGGATGCCTTTGCGCTTCGGCGATAGGCCAGCAACAGGCCGATGTACCAGAACGGCATCACGTACAGCGCTGTTCGTGTATCAGCTTCCAATGCCAGCAAGCACAGCTCAAACATGAGGAACACCAGTGAGAGCACAGTGGTGAGCGTCAGGGCGATGGTCATGCACAGGTCGGAAAACATCAGTGTACGAATGGGGGTACCGGACCGCGACAAGATTCCGAATGCGTGAGGCGCTTGTTTGTTGTGGGACAGGCCGAACAGCATGCGCGAGCCGGAGTAAATGCCGCTGTTGGCTGACGATGCAGCGGACGTCATCACGACGAAGTTGATCATGCCGGCTGCAGCAGGCAGGCTCGGCGGTTGCCAGGGATCGACGTCACAGGCCATGATCTCCTGAATGCCCAAATGCTTGTGGAATGCCAGTGCCTGAAACTCGCTTTGAGCGCCGTTGCCGATGAGCGCCATTTTCCGGGAATCCGGACGGGCCAACGCTTTGGCGGCCATCAGCGAAGTTGCAGCGGTACGCAGCGCCGTTGCGATGGTCAGCAAAGCTCGTGCACTAGAGGTGCGCATGCGGTTGAAGGAGTCGGGCCGGGATGTCATTGACCTGACCAATCAGCAAATCGGCGAATTTACCGGCAACGCCATCGAGCTGTCTGGCCGGCATGGTCGGGCCTGGCCCTCTCTCGCCGGCCGTTCGACAGCCTGACGCAGGAACAGAAGCAGCGCATCGAGCGCTCGGCCAGGCTCGTGCCATTGGATGTGTGCCTACTATCGAGATGGCAGGGGGCTCGGTGCGATGCATGATCGCCGGTATTCACCTCTCTTCTCGTAAGTAGTCCAGTAAAGTCCCACCTTTGGAGGCGGGGATTATTGAGGTTAAACGGGCTTGGCAATAAGCGGTATTGCGAAATCTTCTGTATCAGAACTTTGAAATCGTTCACGGTTCGCTCTTGACTATTTCCTAATACGACCGTTAGCCAATTGGAGGCTGACATGAGCTTTCAAGGCAAAGGCAGTCCATTAAGCGACGAAGGCATGAATGAGGTCTGTGATTCGCTAGGTGTCTCCGAATCGGAAATATGGGCGGTACTAACGGTCGAGACACGTGGCTTTGGCTTTCTTTCTGACCGACGCCCACAGATTCTTTTCGAGCGGCATGTCTTCCATCGGCTGACCCAGGGGTTGTACGACGGCAATCCCGATATCAGCAGATCCAAGGCCGGTGGCTACGTTGGCGGGGCCGGTGAATACGCAAGGTTGGAGACGGCCATGCAATTGGACAAGACGGCTGCGTTGCAAAGTGCCTCTTGGGGGATTGGCCAGGTCATGGGGTTCAACTTCAAGGTGGCCGGCTTCACTTCGACCGATAAGCTCGTCGCAGCCATGGTGAAGGATGAGAACTCGCAATTACAGGCCATGGCGCACTTCATCATGGGAAACAACCTTGCCGGTGCGCTGCAGCGTAACAACTGGGTGTCCTTTGCCCGCAGCTACAACGACGCGGACTTCAAGCGCAATGAGTATGACACGCGACTGGCTGCTGCCCACGCCAAGTTCAAGGTGACATTACCCGATCTCAATCTGCGTACAGCCCAGGCAGCGCTTCAATATCTAGGCATGGACCCAGGCCCTATTGACGGCATCCGTGGCCGCCGTACGTTTTCGGCGCTGATTCGTTTCCAGGAATCGGAGGGCCTTGCTGAAACTGGTCTCTTGGATCAGGACACCTTGGAACGGCTGGTAGAGAAAGCTGTTGCCTAAGTGGACGCTGCGACTGCGAGGAGTTTCGAGTTGTCGCTTTCAGCGTACGGGAG carries:
- a CDS encoding arginine deiminase-related protein; translated protein: MVSKARALEVRMRLKESGRDVIDLTNQQIGEFTGNAIELSGRHGRAWPSLAGRSTA
- a CDS encoding MFS transporter gives rise to the protein MHTSNQPRRAAAAAFVGTTIEFYDFYIYATAAALVLGQVFFPSSNPLLSTLAAFGSFAVGFIARPMAGMVFGHLGDRLGRKKMLLVTMVLMGLATAGIGLLPSYASAGIWAPIGLIALRIVQGISVGGEWGGAVLMASEHAPAKRKVFYASFAQLGSPAGLLLALIAFRLVSSLEPEAFLSWGWRLPFLASGVLMLVGLAIRFGVEESPEFQAAKAKQEVVKYPVLEVVRDCWRQILFAALAVTIGSAGFFFTNTFMITYVTTYQGIPRATILDCLFLVTILQFLTQPLAALLAERIGEGRFLKLVALLCMAVPYPMFMLVGTQNLVLMTAGIAMAVVTLSALYAVIAGYMTQAFPAHLRYSGISLAYQLICAIAGGSTPIIGTLLADRFAGQWLPLAVFFTALSTLSLIGVCGLSRLRGEQQQPTPAIAR
- a CDS encoding N-acetylmuramidase domain-containing protein, which translates into the protein MSFQGKGSPLSDEGMNEVCDSLGVSESEIWAVLTVETRGFGFLSDRRPQILFERHVFHRLTQGLYDGNPDISRSKAGGYVGGAGEYARLETAMQLDKTAALQSASWGIGQVMGFNFKVAGFTSTDKLVAAMVKDENSQLQAMAHFIMGNNLAGALQRNNWVSFARSYNDADFKRNEYDTRLAAAHAKFKVTLPDLNLRTAQAALQYLGMDPGPIDGIRGRRTFSALIRFQESEGLAETGLLDQDTLERLVEKAVA
- a CDS encoding LysR family transcriptional regulator, which encodes MNPPISRSDALVNKWEGRRFLNDRLDWNLLRTYLAIGQEGSISRAAARLHVTQSAVSQALKRLEEQLGCALILRGGPRFDLTAAGEEVLRIAIDMYGDVSRISAAVEKESDDVVGKVRLLSVSRVQSQRYDDFLGDFHEAHPRVELEIDVMRSADIISSLLQKTATAGVGLCRIPQPKLEQRLLVSQRYAFFCGVRHRLFGRSDVTLESLRGENFVSFVSDQLGGNLSPLAMFRDQHGFTGRIVASSPSVEEVQRLVCAGFGVGCMPEHLLHEDIEKGLLWRLPPAEGIVNADLHLLWNREQRMTMAETVFLESFQHCLAQASLV
- a CDS encoding Zn-dependent hydrolase → MHTCNGTRLWNSLMDMAKVGPTSQGGNCRLALSKEDREGRELFASWCRTAGMSLHVDPIGNLFARLPGRNDALPPVVMGSHLDTQPKGGRFDGIYGVLAGLEVVRSLQDKGLQLERPLEIAVWTNEEGARFTPAMLGSAVFTGELALTQALAIRDAEGISVAEALEQAGYAGELPLGREFDAYFEAHIEQGPVLEDAGLPVGLVTGGQAICWLDIEIRGQAAHAGTTPMPLRHDALFGAGAMITALEQLSRDFAPKGLVTIGQLQIARSSRNTIPGHVAFTLDLRHHEDAAIADMEASARALIDQIATQRGLEVQIDRHWLCPATPFDPACIDAVRKAIESLGYPYQPIVSGAGHDAIHLARHCPTTMVFIPCVGGLSHNEAEDALPDDVTMGCDVLLNAVLTRANRH
- a CDS encoding 2-hydroxyacid dehydrogenase, with product MKPLVLLSTDQALLGQLQSAFARSAPQLRVVLANDPAAQDAQVAACWFPPAGSLGALPNLKLIHSVAAGVDHLANDPSHPALPVCRVVDPAHRQGMAEYVRWAVIHYQRDFDRAMAQQPQQIWLRHPQRPAAGYRVGVMGLGSLGGAIASELAEAGYAVRGWSRSARQLSGVRTFAGPAAFDQFLEGLDLLINLLPLTDATRGILCRKTFEALAPAAAVINCGRGQHLQVDDLVNAVNSGRLRGALLDVFEKEPLPLDSRLWSTPGIVVTPHMASCASHDCIAQQVAENARRLACAEPLLNPVDPALGY
- a CDS encoding class II aldolase/adducin family protein, coding for MSKPHNISDAEWQARCELAALYRMVAHFRMTDLIDTHITLRIPGPEHHFLINRYGVIFDRMRASDLVRIDQHGNVVDEAFGTRQVNAAGFVIHSAIHMARPDMHCVIHTHTAAGIAVSAQEHGLLPISQHALKFYGKLAYHQYEGIALSLDERERLIADLGTHKAMILRNHGLLAGGASVAEAFHEIHFLERACQAQVQALAGGSKLIYPSADVCRHTAAQFQRDESAQIIRLSWNAALTLIEHQRESYCS